From Toxotes jaculatrix isolate fToxJac2 chromosome 1, fToxJac2.pri, whole genome shotgun sequence, a single genomic window includes:
- the cnsta gene encoding consortin, translating into MDHGGQFEREDRVMTHVPVGRVDLCDNQTNPEALTAQTRNLNETNTQNQSLSPSQNEEGGGRRLIQKTSFNNNGKDEEVEQGKEGYTGRGREENETEDIDEVMKEEEEEEEESEESSGLICCQSPDTPMTDSSYSETGSLLETPYPFSPGTSPEPASPVIPVISPETAYPISSEEFSQSDVKVDSHMSITGSVAFTTGPIDSTTLTITSDARPTCPTGPICITEVKNTDSTTEHLTSSTEPVFCYGPASSYAALITSTAETFTVTACTTRPYTSTASTPMSATTGHLFPTIEPTTTGTESTSTTGPITSNWEHITSMPVPTCFSVPTFTTGPMPNPALLESLEQLAQRGDDTHLPHYLHQIAEAFVLHEDYQRALWCIQLERLYHQRVLDNLNTLQEQWESHCKRTSSDLATQHLDTLKHICQTHSRPRARDAECASLDFVRPTFKEGGALPSCTSAHQVDGGMEQRAKDFSGSQSSDPVIPSVNLADRLNSPDISEKDREHPDRELEGRDCFHESQLTDRQGSDREGGEAEGGVGHTISATGNGLHPSTAAEMDQSKPAEQQGGDLGPAEGKEAKREEEERDVEVAAEALEMEDEGEEDEEGKQKERGSAFSQKALPVETLVSGAEVEVQPLHQEAPAEEKLHEKTQESSKPCLHQEAQLPQETHIKQQEQREEEEEEEEEEYEVEQADIIREAASLDDMAKLITVEEISPASGLVSILKKRSVHVDNVSVSHSSEPWPDKPTAKRRVRFKVPDDNYEQDVGGGDSCLLLFLLCLVTVVISVGGTALYCALGDAHSSVCQDFSRNADFYIGQIQRGIAHIQHWFTPGS; encoded by the exons ATGGATCATGGTG GTCAGTttgagagggaggacagagtaATGACGCATGTTCCTGTGGGCAGAGTTGACCTCTGTGATAACCAAACCAACCCTGAAGCTCTCACTGCCCAAACTCGAAACCTcaatgagacaaacacacagaatcaaAGTCTCTCTCCTTCACAAAATGAAGAGGGGGGAGGGCGCAGGCTTATCCAAAAAACCTCTTTCAACAACAATGGgaaggatgaggaggtggaACAGGGGAAGGAGGGATACACAGGAAGAGGTAGAGAGGAGAATGAGACAGAAGACATTGATGAGGtgatgaaagaagaagaagaagaggaggaggaatcaGAGGAATCAAGTGGTCTAATTTGCTGCCAGTCTCCAGACACTCCCATGACTGATTCATCATACTCAGAAACTG gcAGTCTGCTGGAGACTCCATATCCTTTCAGTCCTGGGACCAGTCCAGAGCCTGCATCACCTGTCATTCCAGTGATCAGTCCAGAAACTGCATATCCCATCAGTTCAGAGGAATTCAGCCAGAGTGATGTTAAAGTGGACTCTCATATGTCCATCACTGGATCAGTTGCCTTCACAACAGGGCCTATCGATTCTACTACATTAACTATAACCTCAGATGCAAGGCCCACGTGCCCAACTGGGCCCATATGTATCACAGAAGTGAAAAATACTGATTCCACTACAGAACATCTTACCTCATCTACAGAGCCTGTCTTCTGCTACGGGCCTGCCAGTTCATATGCAGCACTTATCACCTCAACTGCAGAGACATTTACAGTCACTGCTTGCACCACAAGGCCCTACACTTCCACTGCTTCAACTCCTATGAGTGCAACAACGGGACACCTTTTCCCCACCATAGAGCCTACGACTACTGGTACAGAATCCACTTCCACCACAGGACCTATAACCTCAAACTGGGAACACATTACTTCCATGCCAGTTCCCACTTGTTTCTCAGTTCCCACTTTCACCACTGGGCCTATGCCAAACCCTGCTCTGCTGGAGTCGCTTGAGCAGTTGGCACAAAGAGGAGATGACACTCATCTTCCACATTACCTTCACCAG aTTGCTGAGGCCTTTGTCCTTCACGAAGACT ACCAGAGGGCATTATGGTGCATCCAGCTAGAGCGACTCTATCACCAGAGGGTATTGGACAACCTGAATACACTACAGGAGCAGTGGG AGAGCCATTGTAAAAGGACTTCCTCTGACCTGGCAACCCAACATCTGGACACTCTTAAACACATCTGCCAGACGCACAGTCG ACCAAGGGCTAGAGATGCTGAG tgtGCATCTCTGGACTTTGTGAGGCCTACATTCAAAGAGGGTGGAGCACTGCCTTCATGTACCTCAG CCCATCAGGTTGACGGAGGGATGGAGCAGAGAGCCAAAGACTTCTCCGGTTCTCAGAGCAGTGATCCGGTCATACCTTCCGTTAATTTGGCTGATAGGCTCAATTCCCCTGATATCTCAGAAAAGGACAGGGAACACCCAGATAGGGAATTAGAGGGGAGGGACTGTTTCCATGAATCtcagctgactgacaggcagggcagcgacagagagggaggtgagGCAGAAGGAGGGGTAGGACACACCATTTCAGCCACAGGAAATGGTCTGCACCCCTCTACAGCTGCAGAAATGGATCAGTCCAAGCCCgcagagcagcagggaggagatTTAGGTCCAGCAGAGGGAAAGGAGGCaaaaagggaagaagaggagagggacgTAGAGGTGGCAGCAGAGGCTTTGGAGATGGAagatgagggagaggaagacgaggagggGAAGCAGAAGGAAAGAGGCTCTGCTTTTAGTCAAAAAGCTCTCCCGGTGGAGACTCTGGTCAGTGGGGCAGAGGTGGAGGTACAACCGCTACACCAGGAAGCCCCAGCTGAGGAGAAACTACATGAGAAGACCCAG GAGAGCTCTAAACCCTGCCTGCACCAGGAGGCCCAGCTTCCTCAGGAGACTCATAtaaagcagcaggagcagcgtgaggaggaagaggaggaggaggaggaggagtacgAAGTAGAGCAAGCTGACATTATCAGAGAAGCTGCCTCACTGGACGACATGGCTAAACTCATCACTGTAGAGGAG ATTTCTCCAGCCTCTGGCTTGGTCTCCATATTGAAGAAACGTAGTGTCCATGTGGACAACGTGAGTGTGTCTCACAGTTCAGAGCCCTGGCCTGACAAGCCCACTGCCAAAAGACGCGTCCGCTTCAAAGTCCCTGATGACAACTAtgagcagg aCGTTGGCGGTGGAGACTCCTGCCTGCTTCTCTTCCTGCTTTGTCTGGTTACTGTAGTGATCAGTGTGGGTGGCACCGCCCTTTACTGTGCTCTGGGCGATGCCCACTCATCGGTCTGTCAGGACTTCTCCAGAAACGCAGACTTCTACATTGGCCAGATACAGCGCGGGATAGCTCATATCCAACACTGGTTTACCCCCGGGTCATAG